The following are from one region of the Silene latifolia isolate original U9 population chromosome 9, ASM4854445v1, whole genome shotgun sequence genome:
- the LOC141601257 gene encoding uncharacterized protein LOC141601257 — translation MEDVISKGGNNKVQQIGEEAATTLAIHEKEVSVNEIQKDQVPNNASEVVTTKADQVNNGSEKEMQLDEKTADGKQHTSPSSQFPVFSKAVNKRPVILADPNRIEKPHVRVGRGLVENKFAKK, via the exons atggaggatgtcatttctaaagggggtaataataaggtacaacagattggtgaagaggccgctactaccttggcaatacatgagaaggaagtatcggtcaacgagattcagaaagatcaggtacctaataatgcttctgaagttgtaacaactaaagccgatcag gtaaataatgggtctgaaaaggagatgcaacttgatgagaagacggctgatggaaaacagcatacatccccttcaagtcagttccctgttttcagtaag gccgtaaacaagaggccagttattcttgctgaccctaatagaatcgaaaagccacatgtgcgtgttggccggggtctcgtagaaaacaaatttGCAAAGAAATga